The Puntigrus tetrazona isolate hp1 chromosome 4, ASM1883169v1, whole genome shotgun sequence genome includes a window with the following:
- the LOC122343372 gene encoding mRNA-decapping enzyme 1B-like: MTASTGGGGSCLSMSLSALKRLDPYISSITDLASQVALYTFNNTTNEWEKTDVEGTLFVYNRLASPRHGFTILNRLSMDNLTEPITKDLDFQLQHPFLLYRNARLSIYGIWFYDKEDCQRIAELMKNLAGLEQQLQSQMAIGSVSPRSAEQGVDIMQMLTKARDDYDKGKLCEPKEIGSGGVIYGNPHLIKPIPLKPAQDTHIQGHTQQDTEMDTKHLSVVTLFSAQSKPDSVSPQPATAVSRLGPARSAVARSLSYDDPSPAGGATVSNAPAQHCPAIHKLMSGSLLQPLSESPESRMCENGAVQNQIDPIQKLLMSPLPVAGTPGMPSLQFNQGESGVGAKASGPVPAQHLLYVPNKAPPAGAAGNVVSPHELLQRLTLVQQEQELHPHQELLQPSLTTSSSSLSKTNSTQVSSPQRIPATVAPTMLLSPSMFTQTKTTRAEPEPAEIRALSKTQLQATLLHLIKNDASFLDTIYEAYVSRLATDSSSKPF; this comes from the exons ATGACTGCAAGCACTGGTGGAGGCGGGAGCTGTTTATCTATGAGTCTGTCGGCCCTAAAGAGACTCGACCCTTACATCAGCAGCATCACGGACCTGGCCAGCCAAGTAGCACTTTACACCTTCAACAACACCACTAATGAATGG GAAAAGACAGACGTGGAGGGAACTCTGTTTGTGTATAACAG GCTTGCCTCCCCCAGGCACGGCTTCACCATCCTGAATCGTTTGAGCATGGACAACCTGACCGAACCCATCACTAAAGACTTAGATTTCCAGCTGCAACATCCATTTCTCCTGTACAGGAACGCTCGCT tgtcCATCTATGGCATCTGGTTCTACGATAAAGAAGACTGTCAGCGCATAGCGGAGCTCATGAAGAA TTTGGCAGGTCTGGAACAGCAGTTACAATCTCAAATGGCGATCGGCTCGGTCTCTCCGCGATCTGCAGAGCAGGGTGTGGATATAATGCAGATGCTCACTAAAGCACGAGATGACTATGATAAG GGAAAACTCTGCGAGCCGAAAGAAATTGGCAGTGGTGGCGTCATCTACGGAAACCCCCATCTGATCAAACCCATTCCCCTCAAACCAGCACAGGACACGCACATTCAGGGACACACGCAGCAG GATACGGAGATGGACACGAAGCACCTCTCGGTTGTCACTTTGTTCAGTGCTCAGTCAAAACCGGACTCTGTCTCGCCGCAGCCCGCCACAGCTGTCAGCAGGCTGGGTCCCGCGCGGTCTGCGGTGGCCCGCTCGCTGTCATACGATGACCCTTCTCCAGCAGGTGGCGCCACGGTGTCCAACGCCCCCGCGCAGCACTGTCCAGCCATACACAAACTCATGTCCGGTTCACTGCTTCAGCCCCTGTCTGAATCTCCAGAGAGCCGCATGTGTGAAAACGGGGCCGTCCAGAACCAGATTGACCCGATACAAAAACTGCTAATGAGCCCTCTTCCTGTAGCGGGGACTCCAGGGATGCCTTCCTTACAGTTTAATCAGGGAGAAAGCGGGGTGGGGGCTAAAGCCTCGGGGCCGGTCCCAGCTCAGCATTTGCTCTATGTCCCGAATAAAGCGCCCCCTGCTGGAGCGGCAGGGAACGTGGTGTCGCCACATGAGCTTCTGCAGAGGCTCACATTGGTGCAGCAGGAGCAAGAGCTCCACCCTCATCAGGAGCTTCTCCAGCCCAGTCTGACCACCAGCAGCTCCAGCCTGAGCAAAACTAACTCCACACAG GTGAGCTCACCTCAGCGTATCCCAGCAACTGTAGCCCCCACCATGCTCCTGTCACCCAGCATGTTCACCCAGACTAAAACCACAAGAGCAGAACCAGAACCAGCTGAAATCAGAGCACTTAGCAAGACTCAGCTGCAGGCCACGCTGCTGCACCTCATCAAG aatGATGCCTCTTTCCTGGACACAATCTATGAAGCATATGTCTCCCGTCTCGCAACAGACTCCAGCTCAAAACCTTTCTGA